A single Sulfurimonas aquatica DNA region contains:
- a CDS encoding TonB-dependent receptor plug domain-containing protein: protein MKKLFITSILTSPLLFASGDSAMMEDFESLLNEASNIATKKSLNVDYLPSVVTVIDAQTFVDGGVLNIGEALGMLPGIQMQMAQLGKPITNIRGFKNPNSFISDKIKVLIDGVAINNEASGTSGFYMDFPLDLVEKIEILRGPASTVYGAGAFYGAVNIITKLGKNSNTNKFYWGGGSYKNMNTGGNLNTQVGDWSIMSDAYYAQNDKTLSDPDGDTTDETMENLSLGFKAKNGGFEFLTRYKSSHYGNFYSLKGDIYPNQDRGHKDTYLLSQLSYKTNIQNYKLETKFGYSNRVSDIKGYLDPDPTNFAAQFASFGLTMNEAFYVFDYQEEQNLKADVILTLPKVASNSISFGIGARQTDLIANDFSSSIENKIIDNIDYFKSINAFDALLNYFKGPEPAYYQTLSTDPTNKKIFSKTQRTILYAHIQDLIALSDSVDLVLGARVDDYSDLDTRLSSRAGLVYRANDKLIAKLLYGSAFRAPTFTEAYTNGHLGYRAGDENLKPEETNTYEASLTYIPNLNHKFSLNLYYSELYNVIDIDELTFSTPEGYQNMNSRTNKGVEFEYFFRTKKAHNLYLNASYIDAKYINPIDDNIETINGQEVIVITPEFNQDMPDISNFMFKAMYVYTPFSKLSFGTTWQYYSQTLQNDAFETKSTTVDYYQILDETITYRFSDSSKIRLSVKNLLDEEVRLPSYYYRTNGGILREGRNYHINYTYTF, encoded by the coding sequence ATGAAAAAACTATTTATAACATCTATTCTGACTTCCCCACTACTCTTTGCTAGTGGAGATTCTGCAATGATGGAAGATTTTGAATCTTTGTTAAATGAAGCAAGTAATATTGCCACGAAAAAATCACTAAATGTTGACTATTTACCTTCTGTTGTAACGGTTATAGATGCACAGACCTTTGTAGATGGTGGTGTTTTAAATATTGGCGAAGCTCTTGGCATGCTCCCTGGAATCCAGATGCAAATGGCTCAACTGGGAAAACCAATAACAAATATCCGTGGTTTTAAAAATCCAAACTCATTTATATCTGACAAGATAAAAGTACTTATAGATGGAGTAGCTATAAATAACGAAGCCTCTGGAACAAGTGGCTTTTACATGGACTTTCCACTTGATCTTGTAGAGAAGATAGAGATACTCCGTGGACCTGCTTCGACTGTTTATGGTGCTGGTGCATTTTATGGTGCAGTAAATATCATCACAAAGCTAGGTAAAAATAGCAATACCAATAAGTTCTATTGGGGTGGCGGAAGTTATAAAAACATGAATACAGGTGGAAATCTCAACACTCAAGTTGGAGATTGGAGCATAATGAGTGATGCTTACTATGCACAAAACGATAAAACTCTGAGCGATCCCGATGGAGACACAACTGATGAGACTATGGAAAACCTTTCCCTTGGTTTTAAGGCAAAAAATGGTGGTTTTGAGTTTTTAACAAGATATAAAAGTAGTCACTATGGTAACTTCTACTCTCTAAAAGGTGATATATACCCTAATCAAGACAGAGGACATAAAGATACCTACCTTCTTTCACAACTCTCATACAAGACAAATATTCAAAATTACAAACTTGAGACAAAATTTGGTTACTCAAATAGAGTATCAGATATCAAAGGCTATCTAGACCCTGACCCTACTAATTTTGCCGCACAATTTGCCAGTTTTGGATTAACGATGAACGAAGCTTTTTATGTTTTTGACTACCAAGAGGAGCAAAACCTTAAAGCGGATGTGATACTAACACTCCCTAAAGTAGCTTCAAACAGTATCTCTTTTGGTATCGGTGCTAGACAAACTGACTTAATTGCCAATGACTTTTCTAGTAGCATTGAAAATAAAATTATCGATAACATAGACTACTTTAAAAGTATCAATGCTTTTGATGCCTTACTGAACTATTTTAAAGGGCCGGAGCCTGCATACTATCAAACACTAAGCACAGACCCTACAAATAAAAAAATCTTTAGCAAAACGCAGAGAACTATTTTGTACGCTCATATTCAAGACCTCATAGCTCTAAGTGACAGTGTTGATCTTGTTCTTGGCGCTAGAGTAGATGACTACTCAGACTTAGATACAAGACTAAGTTCACGAGCAGGTTTAGTCTATAGAGCAAACGACAAACTTATAGCAAAACTACTTTATGGCTCAGCTTTTAGAGCACCGACCTTCACAGAGGCCTATACAAATGGTCACTTAGGCTACCGCGCTGGAGATGAAAACTTAAAGCCAGAAGAGACAAATACCTATGAAGCTTCTTTGACCTACATTCCAAACTTAAACCATAAGTTCTCTCTAAATCTATACTATTCAGAGCTTTACAATGTTATCGATATTGATGAACTTACGTTTAGTACTCCAGAGGGTTACCAAAATATGAATTCACGAACAAACAAAGGAGTTGAGTTCGAGTACTTCTTTAGAACAAAAAAAGCACATAATCTCTACCTTAATGCTTCATATATAGATGCAAAATATATTAATCCAATAGATGACAATATAGAAACAATAAATGGACAAGAGGTTATTGTAATAACTCCAGAATTTAACCAAGATATGCCAGATATATCAAACTTTATGTTTAAAGCGATGTACGTATACACTCCTTTTAGTAAACTCTCCTTTGGTACAACTTGGCAGTACTACTCACAAACACTTCAAAATGATGCATTTGAAACCAAGAGTACCACAGTAGATTATTATCAAATTTTAGATGAAACTATCACTTATAGATTCTCAGACTCATCAAAAATCAGACTCAGTGTGAAAAATCTACTTGATGAAGAGGTTAGACTTCCAAGTTATTACTATCGTACAAACGGTGGGATACTTAGAGAAGGAAGGAACTACCATATAAACTACACTTACACTTTCTAA
- a CDS encoding YfiR/HmsC family protein: MLSFLRCILLFSLLMGAPVRASYYDEDILDIYAKILPRFVLMTKQENIEQKKITICLVHEKLDRTNAKAFVKKVNNIYPDGIKKYPIEFNYTFYSHIQGCENTNLIFLFSTRGENLEEVVEFAKKKKILTASYDEEMIKYAADFSLFLGRKIVPYINMDSIMEKEIKLNNVLLQISKIYSKRHD; this comes from the coding sequence ATGCTGAGTTTTTTACGCTGTATATTACTTTTTTCATTGTTAATGGGTGCACCTGTAAGGGCCTCTTATTATGATGAAGATATATTAGATATATATGCAAAAATTTTACCCCGTTTTGTATTAATGACTAAGCAAGAAAATATAGAACAGAAAAAGATTACAATCTGTTTAGTACATGAAAAACTTGACCGAACAAATGCTAAAGCTTTTGTGAAAAAAGTTAACAATATCTATCCTGATGGAATAAAAAAATACCCAATAGAATTTAACTACACATTTTACTCTCATATTCAAGGTTGTGAAAATACAAACCTAATTTTTTTATTTTCTACTAGAGGTGAAAACCTTGAAGAGGTGGTAGAGTTCGCTAAAAAGAAAAAAATATTAACTGCATCATATGATGAAGAAATGATTAAATATGCTGCTGACTTTTCTCTATTTTTAGGAAGAAAAATAGTCCCTTATATAAATATGGACTCCATTATGGAAAAAGAGATTAAGCTCAACAATGTCTTACTCCAAATATCAAAAATATACTCAAAGAGGCATGACTAA
- a CDS encoding HDOD domain-containing protein — translation MKSSMIDSIKSLPPLSKTIMDINRVYANEDASINDLVKVLEHDPMIVANLLKTANSPLYSFGKEIKNVAHAVSLFGMSMTRSIALGNSVRKLLNVDMQPYGITSDDFANIASKQAALIFSWYKKVDKSKADELYLAAFLQETGKIIISSDVIQEDEATSFESEIEFANNIADVERAYVEVSSAEVTAEVFQHWNFSNHFVEMIRYADKPEDAPQEIREYSMALHIVKTAVSINKPLDEQSINFALRKARDAGYDHELLEDSIDEMLDNIQG, via the coding sequence ATGAAAAGTTCAATGATAGATAGTATAAAGTCCCTCCCTCCACTTTCTAAAACAATTATGGATATCAATAGAGTATATGCAAATGAAGATGCGAGCATAAATGATTTAGTTAAAGTGCTAGAGCATGACCCAATGATAGTTGCCAATCTCTTAAAAACAGCAAACTCTCCTCTTTACTCGTTTGGAAAAGAGATTAAAAATGTGGCTCATGCAGTCTCTCTTTTTGGGATGAGCATGACTCGCTCTATAGCTCTTGGAAACTCTGTAAGAAAACTTTTAAATGTAGATATGCAACCTTATGGCATTACAAGTGACGACTTTGCTAACATAGCATCAAAACAGGCGGCACTTATCTTTAGCTGGTATAAGAAGGTTGATAAGTCTAAAGCTGATGAGCTCTACTTGGCAGCTTTTTTACAAGAGACTGGAAAGATCATCATCTCAAGTGATGTTATACAAGAGGATGAGGCTACAAGCTTTGAATCTGAAATAGAGTTTGCTAATAATATAGCAGATGTTGAACGCGCTTATGTTGAAGTGAGTAGTGCCGAAGTTACTGCTGAAGTTTTTCAACACTGGAACTTTTCAAATCATTTTGTTGAGATGATACGCTATGCAGATAAACCAGAAGATGCTCCCCAAGAGATTAGAGAGTACTCTATGGCACTCCATATTGTAAAGACTGCTGTCTCTATAAATAAGCCTCTTGATGAGCAATCAATCAACTTTGCACTTAGAAAGGCACGAGATGCTGGATACGACCATGAGCTACTTGAAGACTCTATAGATGAAATGTTAGATAATATACAAGGATAG
- a CDS encoding HD domain-containing protein, with amino-acid sequence MNEVKNKIFSYPFLSSLFYMQNKWHQHGVLIHTLRVTYYTLKAGDFKFLAAGLLHDVGKPFTAFKKDKEDHEFHEWSFTDHEERSYQIIKNWPFVSEYTKDIVRYHYLIRDIKKSKKENLKRYAQKQEIWDTLEEEIKNDLAQFLVYDDMGKGKKRRE; translated from the coding sequence ATGAATGAAGTAAAAAACAAAATATTTTCATACCCTTTTTTAAGTTCTCTTTTTTATATGCAAAATAAATGGCATCAGCATGGTGTACTTATACATACACTCCGCGTTACTTATTACACTCTCAAAGCTGGCGATTTTAAGTTTTTAGCAGCTGGCTTACTTCATGACGTTGGCAAGCCATTTACCGCGTTTAAAAAAGATAAAGAGGATCACGAGTTTCATGAGTGGAGTTTTACCGACCATGAAGAGAGAAGTTACCAAATAATAAAAAATTGGCCTTTTGTAAGTGAATATACTAAAGATATAGTGCGTTATCACTATCTTATAAGAGATATTAAAAAGTCTAAAAAAGAGAACCTCAAAAGATATGCACAAAAGCAAGAGATTTGGGATACGCTCGAAGAAGAGATAAAAAATGATTTAGCACAGTTTTTAGTTTATGATGACATGGGCAAAGGTAAAAAACGTAGAGAATAG
- a CDS encoding flagellar hook-length control protein FliK has protein sequence MVGIDTKQTLNILLPNTNKALSEVIKDASPKELAKLSEGKELKSLLSSILKDSANDESQNKLLLSLVKNNPTLKEIGNGANNLKELLALLKQDKNPLPLEKLLQTMLSDIKNIDEKGLKSKIENSGVFLESKIKHLDKTLSGVQIKELLSHDLKAVLLKTQEELSSSTHPNKQELLKQIDKLTLQIDYHQLLSHLNDSSSLYLPYSWDALEEGSINIKTAKEDKFFCDIELKLKEYGEIKLRLGMFETNQLSMNINTQNSALKKLLQENLPQLKRQLLDVGINPSSIRFVEDEAPAYEDAHSSIALGFEVKA, from the coding sequence ATGGTAGGTATAGATACAAAGCAGACGCTTAACATCCTCTTGCCAAATACAAACAAGGCGCTGAGTGAAGTCATAAAAGACGCTTCGCCAAAAGAACTTGCAAAACTCTCTGAGGGAAAAGAGTTAAAATCACTACTCTCAAGCATACTAAAAGATAGCGCAAATGATGAATCACAAAATAAGTTACTGCTCTCCTTAGTCAAAAACAACCCTACTCTTAAAGAGATAGGCAATGGAGCAAATAACTTAAAAGAGCTGCTCGCACTACTAAAGCAAGATAAAAATCCACTGCCACTAGAAAAACTGCTCCAAACAATGCTCAGCGACATAAAAAATATAGATGAAAAAGGTCTTAAGTCAAAGATTGAAAACTCTGGGGTTTTCTTAGAGTCTAAGATAAAACACCTAGATAAAACACTCTCAGGAGTTCAAATAAAAGAGCTTCTCTCACATGATTTAAAAGCGGTACTTCTTAAAACACAAGAGGAGTTAAGTAGCTCTACGCACCCAAACAAACAGGAACTTTTAAAACAGATAGATAAGCTAACTCTGCAGATAGACTATCATCAACTCCTATCGCATTTAAACGACTCTTCATCTTTGTATCTTCCATACTCTTGGGATGCATTAGAAGAGGGAAGCATCAATATAAAAACGGCTAAAGAGGATAAATTCTTCTGCGATATAGAGCTAAAACTAAAAGAATACGGAGAGATTAAACTGCGTTTAGGAATGTTTGAGACAAATCAACTCAGTATGAATATCAACACGCAAAATAGCGCTCTTAAAAAACTATTGCAAGAAAACTTGCCGCAACTTAAACGCCAACTACTTGATGTAGGAATCAACCCCTCTTCCATTCGTTTTGTTGAGGATGAAGCACCTGCATATGAAGACGCACACTCAAGCATAGCTCTTGGATTTGAGGTAAAAGCGTGA
- a CDS encoding thiamine phosphate synthase, with translation MHKELQLKHYFISSDITTLKEKMSKYYPEYILYRDKTNPDYALNAKKFIEICSDFKESNAFLHQEYELAFKLNATGVHLTSTQFEDIKKAKELGLKVIVSTHTHEEVLEAEALGADYVTYSPIFASPGKGEPKGIEDLKSLLKKCNVKVFALGGIINEVEVEQIAKTKSYGFASIRYFD, from the coding sequence ATGCATAAAGAACTACAACTCAAACACTACTTTATTAGCTCTGACATTACAACTCTTAAAGAGAAAATGAGTAAGTACTACCCAGAGTATATACTCTACAGAGACAAAACAAATCCAGATTACGCTTTAAACGCAAAAAAGTTTATAGAGATTTGTAGTGACTTTAAAGAGAGTAATGCCTTTTTACATCAAGAGTATGAGCTGGCGTTTAAGTTAAATGCCACTGGCGTTCATCTCACTTCTACACAGTTTGAAGATATAAAAAAAGCAAAAGAGTTAGGACTAAAAGTCATAGTAAGTACGCATACTCATGAAGAGGTTTTAGAAGCTGAAGCTCTTGGAGCTGATTACGTTACATATAGTCCTATTTTCGCTTCTCCTGGAAAAGGTGAGCCAAAGGGGATAGAAGACTTGAAGTCATTACTAAAAAAATGCAATGTAAAAGTTTTTGCTCTTGGTGGAATTATAAATGAAGTGGAAGTAGAGCAGATAGCTAAAACCAAAAGTTATGGTTTTGCTTCTATAAGGTATTTCGATTAG
- the polA gene encoding DNA polymerase I yields MSKTVTIIDTFGFFFRSFYALPQHLKNKDGFPTGLLTGFTNFISTLQKEHDSDYIIFAIDTKGNTFRNEIDPNYKANRSAPPPELSMQLPVAIEWIDKMGYKTLGMSGYEADDMIATVTYLAKEQGHKVRVVSHDKDLYQLIDDDRVTIVDAIKRKSVNEAACYEKYGVTPSQFIDYQSILGDSADNVPGVKGIGKVGAEKLLKEFETLDKIYENLESIKGANQKKLIESKEQAYMSKELVTLKHDVFDTIDFEEYKMDIENPFLNIYDELVQYEQNAVLRVLHAKNMVSDEDQKSAIANVMPDEMQMPQLDFKATLITDVTILNKILDKLTPDTVVAFDTETTGLEYDKDKLVGFSFCTDEKEAFYVPFAHFYLGVPEQISEEDIKVAIRKIFNSKVVGHNIKFDMHFVSRFLEDDTLEVYADSMILAWLINSESALSLDKLSDKLLGHEMVAFKDTVKKGETFAGVELEDACKYAAEDAFITAKLYNLFLQKLELQDAMHLIEEARDVEFPFIKTLLTMEKEGIEVDSAFLEEFLVEVKATLSSLTSSIYELAGTEFNINSTKQLGVILFETLELPVGKKTKTGYSTDEKVLSGLKDAHKIIPKLLEYREVYKLFSTYIEPLLKLSRESSRSRIHTSFVQTGTATGRLSSKNPNLQNIPTRTPLGAKIRQAFVAGKGKKLIGIDYSQIELRLLAHFSEDSVLVDAFKNDKDIHLQTAIVLFGEEDAPSKRSVAKTVNFGLLYGMGQKKLSDTLKITTKEAKEIIEKYFESFPTVKTYFRSIVDRSKEYGYIETLLKRRRYFDYENATPMFRAAYERESVNSVFQGSASDLIKLSMNKIHQVIEEEELNATMLLQIHDELIFEVNAEEADMLGDKFRAIMEGIMELNIPLKASLNIGDNWSELK; encoded by the coding sequence ATGAGTAAAACAGTTACCATAATAGACACCTTTGGCTTTTTCTTTAGAAGCTTTTATGCCCTTCCACAACACCTAAAAAATAAAGATGGTTTTCCAACAGGACTTTTAACTGGTTTTACAAACTTTATCTCGACTCTTCAAAAAGAGCATGACAGTGATTACATCATCTTTGCTATTGACACGAAGGGAAATACTTTTAGAAATGAGATAGACCCTAACTATAAGGCAAATAGAAGTGCACCGCCACCGGAGCTCTCTATGCAACTCCCTGTAGCTATAGAGTGGATAGATAAGATGGGTTATAAAACTCTTGGTATGAGTGGGTATGAAGCGGATGATATGATAGCAACTGTGACATACCTAGCAAAAGAGCAGGGACATAAAGTAAGAGTAGTATCTCACGATAAAGATCTTTATCAGCTCATAGATGATGATAGAGTGACTATAGTCGATGCCATTAAACGCAAAAGCGTAAATGAAGCAGCTTGTTATGAGAAGTATGGTGTTACGCCGAGCCAATTTATAGATTATCAGTCAATACTAGGGGATAGTGCGGATAACGTTCCTGGCGTTAAGGGAATAGGTAAGGTTGGAGCTGAAAAACTTTTAAAAGAGTTTGAAACGCTTGATAAGATTTATGAAAACCTTGAAAGCATAAAGGGTGCTAACCAGAAAAAACTCATAGAGTCTAAAGAGCAAGCTTATATGTCCAAAGAGCTCGTAACTCTTAAGCACGATGTATTTGACACTATAGACTTTGAAGAGTATAAAATGGATATTGAAAATCCATTTTTAAATATCTATGACGAGCTGGTTCAGTATGAGCAAAACGCGGTTCTTCGCGTTCTTCACGCTAAAAATATGGTGAGTGATGAAGATCAAAAAAGCGCCATTGCCAATGTGATGCCAGATGAGATGCAAATGCCACAGTTGGACTTTAAAGCTACACTAATTACCGATGTTACAATTTTAAATAAAATACTAGATAAACTCACACCAGATACAGTGGTGGCGTTTGATACAGAGACGACAGGTTTAGAGTATGACAAAGATAAGCTCGTTGGTTTTAGTTTTTGTACGGATGAGAAAGAGGCATTTTATGTTCCCTTTGCTCACTTTTATCTTGGAGTGCCTGAGCAAATTAGTGAAGAAGATATAAAAGTCGCTATTAGAAAAATCTTCAACTCAAAAGTAGTTGGGCATAACATCAAGTTTGATATGCACTTTGTAAGTAGGTTTTTAGAAGATGACACTCTTGAAGTTTATGCCGATAGTATGATTTTAGCTTGGCTGATAAACTCTGAGTCTGCACTCTCTCTTGATAAACTCAGCGATAAGCTCTTAGGCCATGAGATGGTGGCGTTTAAAGATACTGTCAAAAAGGGTGAAACATTTGCTGGAGTAGAACTTGAAGACGCTTGTAAGTATGCTGCTGAAGATGCTTTTATAACTGCAAAACTTTATAATCTTTTTCTACAGAAGTTAGAACTTCAAGACGCTATGCATCTTATTGAAGAAGCAAGGGATGTTGAGTTTCCTTTTATTAAAACACTCCTTACAATGGAGAAAGAGGGGATAGAAGTAGATAGTGCATTTTTAGAAGAGTTTTTGGTTGAGGTCAAGGCTACTCTATCATCTCTTACTAGCTCTATCTATGAGCTTGCAGGAACTGAGTTTAACATCAACTCGACAAAACAACTCGGCGTTATACTTTTTGAAACGCTAGAGTTACCTGTTGGAAAGAAAACAAAAACAGGTTACTCAACAGACGAGAAGGTTTTAAGTGGTCTTAAAGACGCTCATAAAATCATTCCTAAACTTTTAGAGTATCGCGAGGTTTATAAACTTTTCTCAACTTACATTGAGCCACTACTAAAGCTTAGTCGTGAGAGTAGTAGAAGTCGTATTCACACCTCTTTTGTTCAAACGGGAACTGCAACGGGGCGTTTAAGCTCTAAAAATCCAAATCTGCAAAACATTCCAACGCGAACACCACTTGGCGCAAAAATCCGTCAGGCGTTTGTAGCGGGTAAGGGCAAGAAACTTATAGGGATAGATTATTCTCAGATAGAGTTGCGTTTACTTGCACACTTCTCAGAAGATAGCGTTTTAGTGGATGCCTTTAAAAACGACAAAGACATTCACCTCCAAACCGCCATAGTGCTTTTTGGTGAAGAAGACGCTCCTAGCAAGCGCTCAGTGGCAAAAACTGTAAACTTTGGACTTCTGTATGGAATGGGACAAAAAAAGCTTTCAGACACTCTTAAAATCACTACTAAAGAGGCAAAAGAGATAATAGAGAAGTATTTCGAATCTTTTCCTACGGTAAAGACATATTTTCGCTCTATAGTTGACCGTTCTAAAGAGTATGGCTACATCGAGACGCTCCTTAAACGCCGTCGTTATTTTGACTATGAAAATGCAACACCAATGTTTAGAGCGGCATATGAGAGAGAGTCTGTAAACTCTGTTTTTCAAGGAAGTGCGTCTGACCTTATAAAGCTAAGCATGAACAAAATTCATCAAGTGATAGAAGAGGAAGAACTTAACGCGACTATGCTTTTACAAATTCATGATGAACTTATCTTTGAAGTAAATGCTGAGGAAGCTGATATGTTGGGAGATAAGTTCCGTGCTATCATGGAAGGCATTATGGAGTTAAACATTCCACTTAAAGCGAGTCTCAACATTGGCGATAACTGGAGTGAGTTGAAGTAG
- a CDS encoding sensor histidine kinase has translation MFKFEYKIIISIIVFTLFIVGAQRYQTSQSIMSQFMQAKKEKNELLITTVVPIVSLNLSLGLDDAYKEYLKKITTQNSYIESIRLVDMNERLIYLYERNAETLWNKDGMSYAHANVIDNLTGDKLAKIEFLFSSKDYEEIVEKNTSVSIEILLATLVLLGTFIFLVKREFRHLKKLLKNVLKYSPKENNFPLQKSNHSDEFGLIQNAIISMVLKINSYSQELDMLNRSLEEKVETRTKELEKEKDRVDELLKIKSKFIANISHEIRTPINAIIGMTHLVSETDLDNKQRSFVDKIESASKSLLSIINDILDISKIEAQKLHIESIDFDMNELLLSVRDIIEYKAQEKELAFDIVYESQESYYSGDALRISQVLLNLLNNAIKFTQSGSVSLRVEELEDSIVSFRIKDSGIGLNQEDIETLFKPFTQADDSTTRKYGGTGLGLSISKELVELMGGKMDVVSKVDEGSEFSFVIKLQKVKKPSVQKRRVAKKEHLELSAKEKLSSSKRDELFTQLYEAAKSMFPKACEPLINEIEKYKLSEDDEEFYKKIKGLFRRYKLKEIVVLMEGYL, from the coding sequence ATGTTTAAGTTTGAGTATAAAATTATTATTAGTATTATTGTCTTTACACTATTTATAGTTGGGGCTCAGCGTTACCAGACTTCTCAAAGTATCATGAGTCAGTTTATGCAGGCAAAAAAAGAGAAAAATGAACTTTTAATTACTACTGTAGTGCCAATAGTCAGTTTAAATCTTTCCCTTGGTTTGGATGATGCCTATAAAGAGTATCTAAAGAAAATCACCACTCAAAATAGCTATATAGAATCTATTCGACTTGTAGATATGAATGAGAGGCTTATCTATCTCTACGAGAGAAATGCGGAGACTCTTTGGAATAAAGATGGTATGAGTTACGCTCATGCAAATGTGATTGATAATCTTACAGGCGATAAACTTGCAAAGATAGAATTTTTATTTTCTAGTAAAGATTATGAAGAGATAGTGGAGAAAAACACAAGTGTAAGTATTGAGATTTTACTAGCTACTCTAGTTCTCTTGGGTACTTTTATATTTTTAGTTAAACGCGAGTTTAGGCATCTCAAAAAGTTATTGAAAAATGTTTTAAAATACAGTCCTAAGGAAAATAACTTTCCACTGCAAAAATCTAATCATTCTGATGAGTTTGGATTAATACAAAATGCAATTATCTCCATGGTATTAAAAATAAATAGCTACTCTCAAGAGCTAGACATGTTAAACAGATCCTTAGAAGAGAAGGTGGAAACTAGAACTAAAGAGTTAGAAAAAGAGAAAGATAGAGTAGATGAATTACTCAAAATCAAATCAAAATTTATAGCAAATATCTCGCATGAGATTAGAACTCCGATAAACGCCATTATAGGCATGACGCATCTTGTAAGCGAGACTGATTTAGATAATAAACAGAGAAGTTTTGTAGACAAAATAGAATCAGCATCTAAGAGTCTCCTTAGCATTATCAATGATATATTAGACATCTCTAAGATTGAAGCTCAAAAGTTACATATAGAGAGTATTGATTTTGATATGAATGAACTTCTCTTAAGTGTGAGAGATATCATAGAGTACAAGGCTCAAGAAAAAGAGCTGGCGTTTGATATAGTTTATGAATCGCAAGAGTCTTACTATAGTGGAGATGCATTGAGAATCTCACAAGTCCTTTTAAATCTTTTAAATAACGCCATAAAATTTACACAGAGTGGCTCAGTGAGTTTAAGGGTTGAAGAGTTAGAAGACTCTATAGTAAGTTTTCGCATCAAAGATAGTGGCATAGGTTTAAATCAAGAAGATATAGAGACTCTGTTTAAGCCCTTTACTCAAGCAGATGATAGTACTACAAGAAAGTATGGTGGAACGGGACTTGGACTTAGTATATCAAAAGAGCTAGTAGAGTTGATGGGTGGTAAAATGGATGTTGTAAGTAAGGTAGATGAGGGAAGTGAGTTTAGCTTTGTCATAAAACTACAAAAAGTTAAAAAGCCTTCAGTGCAAAAGAGAAGAGTTGCAAAAAAAGAGCACTTAGAGTTGAGTGCTAAAGAGAAGTTGTCTTCAAGTAAAAGGGATGAACTTTTTACTCAGTTATACGAAGCCGCTAAGAGCATGTTTCCAAAAGCATGTGAACCACTCATAAATGAGATAGAAAAGTATAAACTCTCTGAGGATGATGAAGAGTTCTATAAAAAAATAAAGGGACTTTTTAGGAGATATAAACTTAAAGAGATAGTAGTACTAATGGAGGGATATCTATGA
- a CDS encoding EscU/YscU/HrcU family type III secretion system export apparatus switch protein, protein MEVKEIKEKAVALKYDASVSSAPKVTAKGEGHTAQTIIKIAKENDIPIKKDEDLVELLSKVDLDREVPAEMYKAIAEVFSFIYNMTKK, encoded by the coding sequence ATTGAAGTTAAAGAGATAAAAGAAAAAGCGGTCGCGTTAAAATATGACGCCTCTGTAAGCTCAGCTCCAAAAGTAACTGCTAAAGGTGAAGGTCACACTGCGCAGACAATCATAAAAATTGCAAAAGAGAATGACATACCGATAAAAAAAGATGAAGATTTAGTGGAACTTCTCTCTAAAGTTGACTTAGATAGAGAAGTCCCAGCTGAGATGTATAAGGCTATTGCCGAAGTTTTTAGTTTTATCTACAACATGACGAAGAAGTAA